One Candidatus Limnocylindrales bacterium genomic region harbors:
- a CDS encoding pitrilysin family protein, translating to MRTPLLLLVALLAISACSAHRTAGPAAAPSEYKGFHRIEVLEPVAGLSIYHYRNDASGLELLVSPKPGTGTVAIVTAYEVGARFELNGRTGLAHLFEHMMFRGTEHFPKPFETLSDWGGRFNAYTTPDLTVYHELVPKERFNDALDFESERMRKLRLTPEVFDTERGAVVSERKMRTEDSPSGRLFWELYQFAYDRHPYKTAPIGWQKDLDATKFQDALDFYNRFYAPNRAVVSLVGDLTVSEALEQMDRYYGSMTRSSFEEPAIAVEPARQGIRRKVVPMKTESVILADAIFGATYNDPNAATDSLIASLLADDKLGYLSDQLVERGLARGVGSDAGANIDPGLSIVLVTGNPGVPVARLEQAYDSARKKFPSWLTAERLDNFKLYYLAEQWESMRDPMHLAEGMAAAHAATGNAAWDFQFLARVQKVTLEEIRERLKYWDTSARTRVILTPAARNAPLERSK from the coding sequence ATGCGAACCCCACTGCTTCTTCTCGTCGCGCTGCTGGCGATCAGCGCGTGCTCGGCCCACAGGACGGCAGGCCCCGCCGCCGCGCCGTCCGAGTACAAAGGCTTCCACCGTATCGAAGTGCTGGAACCTGTCGCCGGCCTTTCGATCTACCACTACCGCAACGACGCCTCCGGCCTCGAGCTGCTCGTCTCGCCAAAGCCGGGCACGGGCACAGTTGCGATCGTGACCGCCTACGAAGTCGGCGCACGCTTCGAGCTCAACGGCCGGACCGGGCTCGCCCATCTTTTCGAGCACATGATGTTCCGCGGGACCGAGCACTTCCCGAAGCCGTTCGAGACGCTTTCGGACTGGGGCGGCCGCTTCAATGCGTACACGACGCCGGACCTGACGGTCTACCACGAGCTGGTACCGAAAGAGCGCTTCAACGACGCGCTCGACTTCGAATCCGAGCGCATGCGCAAGCTGCGGCTCACGCCGGAAGTCTTCGACACGGAGCGCGGCGCGGTCGTCTCCGAGCGCAAGATGCGCACCGAGGACAGTCCGAGCGGACGACTGTTCTGGGAGCTTTACCAGTTCGCGTACGACCGCCATCCGTACAAGACCGCGCCCATCGGCTGGCAGAAGGATCTCGACGCAACGAAGTTTCAGGACGCGCTCGACTTCTACAACCGTTTCTATGCGCCCAATCGCGCGGTGGTTTCGCTGGTCGGGGATCTCACGGTCAGCGAGGCCCTCGAGCAGATGGATCGCTACTACGGGAGCATGACCAGAAGCAGCTTCGAGGAACCGGCGATCGCCGTCGAACCGGCGCGCCAGGGCATCCGGCGCAAAGTCGTTCCGATGAAGACCGAAAGCGTGATTCTCGCCGATGCAATATTCGGTGCCACGTACAACGATCCGAATGCGGCGACCGACAGCCTGATTGCAAGCCTGCTGGCCGACGACAAGCTGGGCTATCTCTCCGACCAGCTCGTCGAGAGAGGGCTCGCACGCGGCGTCGGCAGTGATGCAGGTGCCAACATCGATCCCGGGCTTTCGATCGTGCTCGTGACGGGAAATCCCGGAGTTCCCGTCGCCCGTCTCGAGCAGGCGTACGACTCCGCACGAAAGAAGTTTCCGTCGTGGCTCACGGCCGAACGGCTCGACAACTTCAAGCTCTACTATCTGGCCGAGCAGTGGGAATCGATGCGCGATCCCATGCATCTCGCCGAAGGCATGGCGGCCGCGCACGCGGCAACCGGCAACGCGGCGTGGGATTTTCAGTTCCTCGCGCGGGTGCAGAAAGTGACGCTGGAAGAGATCCGCGAGCGCCTGAAATACTGGGACACGTCGGCGCGTACGCGGGTCATTCTGACGCCGGCAGCCCGCAACGCACCCTTGGAGCGAAGCAAGTGA
- a CDS encoding HAD family hydrolase, whose amino-acid sequence MKIDTFARAVTLGVLAAATAIATTSAHADDALPSWKDGKAKSAIVEFVKRVTTPGPDFVPVAERIATFDNDGTLWAEQPLYFQLEFAFDRVKAMAPQHPEWRQTEPFASLLRGDAKAVLAGGEKSILTILMATTTGMTAAEFDRIVRDWISTAKHPGTGRLYTEMVYQPMLELLAWLRSNGFKTFIVSGGGTDFMRPWTERIYGIPPEQVVGSTVKTVFAIRDGKPVLQRLPEIGFIDDKEGKPVGIATHIGRPPILAFGNSDGDLQMLQYTCSGSALRLCVYVHHDDAKREWAYDRKASIGRLDKGLDEAGARHWTVISMKDDWKRIFAFDGQNGTPASTPKGQR is encoded by the coding sequence TCGGCGTGCTTGCCGCGGCAACCGCGATTGCAACGACGAGTGCGCACGCCGACGACGCTCTGCCATCGTGGAAAGACGGCAAGGCGAAGTCCGCCATCGTCGAATTCGTCAAACGTGTGACCACGCCCGGGCCCGACTTTGTTCCAGTGGCCGAACGGATCGCGACGTTCGACAACGACGGCACGCTGTGGGCGGAGCAGCCCCTGTATTTCCAGCTCGAGTTTGCGTTCGATCGCGTCAAGGCAATGGCGCCGCAGCATCCGGAGTGGAGGCAGACCGAGCCGTTTGCTTCGCTTCTTCGCGGAGACGCCAAGGCAGTGCTGGCCGGCGGCGAGAAGTCGATTCTCACGATCCTGATGGCGACGACCACAGGAATGACCGCGGCCGAGTTCGACCGGATCGTGCGCGACTGGATCTCGACCGCGAAGCATCCGGGCACGGGCCGGCTCTATACCGAGATGGTTTACCAGCCGATGCTCGAGCTGCTCGCCTGGCTGCGCTCGAACGGCTTCAAGACGTTCATCGTTTCGGGCGGCGGCACCGACTTCATGCGGCCGTGGACCGAGCGCATCTACGGGATTCCGCCGGAACAGGTGGTGGGCTCGACGGTCAAGACGGTGTTCGCCATTCGCGACGGCAAACCGGTGCTGCAGCGGCTCCCGGAGATCGGGTTCATCGACGACAAGGAAGGCAAGCCCGTGGGAATCGCCACCCACATCGGACGGCCTCCGATTCTCGCGTTCGGCAATTCGGACGGAGATCTGCAGATGCTGCAGTACACGTGCAGCGGCAGCGCGCTGCGCCTGTGCGTCTATGTTCATCACGACGACGCGAAGCGGGAATGGGCGTACGACCGCAAGGCTTCGATCGGTCGCCTCGACAAAGGCCTCGACGAAGCAGGCGCCCGGCACTGGACCGTGATCAGCATGAAGGATGACTGGAAGCGCATTTTTGCGTTCGACGGCCAGAACGGAACTCCGGCGTCCACGCCAAAAGGACAACGATGA
- a CDS encoding DUF1566 domain-containing protein, translating to MTQTIATAVLAIFVLNASTALAADPVCGDVNDSSSITASDALFVLKKSVQQPIALQCTAYENRFTECNTELSDVTADLAACSADLSATNSDLSTCNSNLTTCSGDLSATNSDLSSCHADLSATNADLTNCQNAPECGNGSLEVGEDCESGNLDGKDCTTEAFLGGTLRCAAGCVFDTSECYATRFDASGATIIDRQTGLEWEKKDAAGGGSSSCPGGPTCQNPHDVDNIYKLSSSGTVADGGAFTDFLARLNAGSSLDGEATTACYAGHCDWRLPTIEELKSVPWPGIPEFEPDAAANYWSATTYANDAGIAFYLTTTDGLQGYYFKSTPYYARAVRSAS from the coding sequence ATGACGCAAACGATCGCGACGGCGGTACTGGCGATATTCGTACTGAACGCAAGCACAGCGCTGGCCGCCGATCCGGTCTGCGGCGACGTCAACGACAGCAGCTCCATCACCGCGTCGGATGCCCTGTTTGTTCTCAAAAAGAGCGTCCAGCAGCCGATCGCACTACAATGTACGGCATACGAGAACCGTTTCACCGAGTGCAATACGGAGCTGTCCGACGTTACGGCCGATCTCGCAGCATGCAGCGCCGACCTGTCCGCGACCAACTCCGATCTCTCGACGTGCAATTCGAACCTCACGACGTGCAGCGGCGATCTGTCCGCGACCAACAGCGACCTCTCGAGCTGTCACGCGGATCTGTCGGCGACCAACGCCGACCTGACCAATTGCCAGAACGCGCCGGAGTGCGGCAACGGTTCCCTCGAGGTTGGTGAAGACTGCGAAAGCGGCAATCTCGATGGAAAGGACTGTACGACCGAGGCTTTTCTCGGCGGCACGCTGCGCTGCGCGGCTGGATGCGTCTTCGATACGAGCGAGTGCTACGCCACCCGTTTCGATGCCTCCGGCGCCACGATCATCGATCGCCAGACCGGTCTGGAATGGGAAAAGAAGGACGCTGCCGGCGGCGGTTCTTCGAGCTGTCCCGGCGGACCGACCTGTCAGAATCCGCACGACGTGGACAACATCTACAAGCTCAGCAGTAGCGGAACGGTTGCCGACGGCGGAGCGTTCACGGATTTTCTCGCGAGGCTCAACGCCGGCTCTTCGCTCGACGGCGAGGCGACGACGGCCTGCTATGCGGGGCATTGCGACTGGCGACTGCCGACCATCGAGGAGCTGAAATCGGTTCCGTGGCCGGGCATCCCCGAGTTCGAACCCGACGCAGCCGCGAACTACTGGTCGGCGACGACGTACGCGAACGACGCCGGAATCGCGTTCTATCTGACGACGACTGACGGGCTTCAGGGCTACTATTTCAAGTCGACGCCCTACTACGCGCGCGCGGTCCGCTCCGCGTCCTGA
- a CDS encoding DUF1566 domain-containing protein produces the protein MRKTITTATLAAIILSATAALAAPVCGDVNDSSSVTSTDALLVLKRSVEQPVTLDCSAYADQFSACETSLSTCDADLTSCRNAPGCGNGNVDPGEECEAGDFDGRTCASEGFAGGGTLLCAAGCTVDASGCYAARFEATDDTIVDHQTGLEWEKKTGADGAANLADPHDVDNLYTWSISTPTANGSLFTNFLPSLNNATSSDGIAIAGCFAGLCDWRLPTAPELHGIIDLTRPGCSNGTAPCIDELFGSTSFGGLGYWTATTNSYFEGYAYVVDFTNGSVLTNGKTGNSHVRAVRSAAEAL, from the coding sequence ATGCGAAAGACCATCACGACGGCGACTCTCGCCGCAATCATCCTCAGTGCAACTGCGGCGCTGGCCGCTCCGGTCTGCGGGGACGTCAACGACAGCAGCTCGGTCACGTCCACCGACGCATTGCTGGTGCTCAAGAGGAGCGTCGAGCAACCCGTCACGCTCGACTGCTCGGCCTACGCCGATCAGTTCTCTGCGTGCGAGACATCGCTCTCGACCTGCGACGCGGACCTGACGTCGTGCCGAAACGCTCCAGGTTGCGGAAATGGCAACGTCGACCCCGGCGAGGAGTGTGAGGCCGGAGATTTTGATGGCAGGACATGTGCGAGCGAAGGCTTCGCCGGTGGAGGAACGCTGCTCTGCGCTGCCGGATGCACGGTCGACGCGAGTGGTTGCTACGCGGCGCGCTTCGAGGCTACCGACGATACCATCGTCGACCACCAGACCGGCCTCGAGTGGGAGAAGAAAACCGGTGCGGACGGCGCGGCGAACCTCGCGGACCCTCACGACGTCGACAATCTCTACACGTGGTCGATCTCGACGCCGACTGCGAACGGATCGCTGTTTACGAATTTTCTTCCATCGCTCAACAACGCGACCTCCAGCGACGGGATTGCCATCGCCGGGTGTTTTGCCGGCCTCTGCGACTGGCGTCTGCCGACCGCTCCGGAACTGCACGGAATCATCGACCTGACGAGGCCCGGATGCAGCAACGGCACTGCTCCATGCATTGACGAGTTGTTCGGGTCTACGAGCTTCGGCGGCCTCGGATACTGGACGGCCACGACCAACTCTTACTTCGAGGGATACGCATACGTCGTGGACTTCACAAACGGCTCCGTTCTGACCAACGGCAAGACGGGAAACAGTCACGTTCGCGCCGTGCGGTCTGCAGCGGAGGCCTTGTAG
- a CDS encoding response regulator: MSIPLRIVVADDNVDTAHSLSLLLEALGHEARIAHNGIQALGIAHEFQPDAMIIDIGMPGLDGHDLARRVRAEEWGKNLLLIAASGWGQDEDKQASLEAGFNMHLVKPVELKTLEGLLATIK; this comes from the coding sequence GTGAGCATCCCGCTGCGAATTGTCGTCGCCGACGACAATGTCGATACTGCTCACAGCCTGTCGCTGCTGCTCGAAGCGCTCGGTCACGAGGCCAGGATCGCACACAACGGCATTCAGGCGCTCGGCATCGCGCACGAGTTCCAGCCCGACGCGATGATCATTGACATTGGAATGCCCGGACTCGACGGTCACGATCTCGCGCGGCGCGTTCGCGCCGAGGAATGGGGAAAGAACCTCCTGCTGATCGCTGCGAGCGGATGGGGACAGGACGAGGACAAACAGGCGTCGCTCGAAGCCGGATTCAACATGCATCTGGTCAAACCGGTCGAGCTCAAGACTCTCGAGGGGCTGCTGGCGACGATCAAGTGA